The Candidatus Binatia bacterium genome contains the following window.
CGACTTCGATCGTCAAGCGGTCGAAGTCGACGCTCTGACCGACGCGCGTGTCGTCCACCGTGAAATTGACTTTTCGAATCGGCGAGAAGATCGAGTCGAGCGGGATCAAGCCGATCATGTGCTCGACGTTGCGCTGGCGGTCGGCCATCACGTAGCCGCGCCCTTTCTCGATGCCGATCTCCATCGTCAGCTTCGCGTCCTTCGTCGAGAGGGTGCAGAGGCGATAGCTCGGGTCGAGAATCTCGACGTCGGCGTCGGGAACGATGTCGGCGGCGGTTACGTCGCGCGCCCCGCTCACCGAGAGCGTCAGCACTTTCGGCTCGTCGCTATCGAGCTTGACGGGCAGCCCCTTGAGGTTGAGCATCAGCGCGATCGTGTCTTCGACCATTCCGGGAATCGTCGAGAACTCGTGGAGGACGCCGTCGATCTTCATGTACGTCACGGCCGATCCGGGAATCGAGCTGAGGAGAACGCGACGCAGCGCGTTGCCGAGCGTGATGCCGAAGCCGCGTTCGAGCGGCTCGATCACGAACTTGGCATGGTTGTCGCGACGCTCGCGAACCTCGATGGTCGCGCCGACGGGCGCCTCCAACACGGTGGTCATTGCTTTTGATTTTCCTTTACAACTGCTTACGTTATCCGCCTCGGCGAAGATGCCGCGACGATCGGACGCCTAGCAGCGACGTGAGTTACTGAGTTCGGGCTATCGCGAGTAGTACTCCACGATGAGCTGTTCGTCTACCGGCGCGTCGATCTGCTCGCGCGGCGGCAATTGCAACACCTTGGCGGTCTTCTCTTCGTCGTTCCACTCCAGCCACTCGGGCGGACGACGGCTCTGCGCCACTTCGAGATTCGATTCGAAGATCGGCGACTTCATGCTGGCGGGCGCGATCGAGATCGCGTCGCCGGCGCGCACGATGTACGAAGGAATGTTGACGATCCGCCCGTTGACGCGGAAGTGCCGGTGCGTCACGAGTTGGCGCGCCTGCGCGCGGCTCGTCGCGAGGTTCAACCGGTAAACGACGTTGTCGAGCCGGCGTTCGAGCAGCGCGAGGAACGTCCGGCCGGTCTGGCCCGGAACGCGCGCCGCCTCGCGGAAGTAGTTCTCGAACTGCGTCTCGGCGACGCCGTAGTAGCGGCGCATCTTCTGCTTCTCGCGCAGTTGACGGCCGTACTCGGAGACCTTCGTGCGGGACTTCCCGGTGGTCTTCTGACCGGGAGCGGTGCCGCGCCGCTCGACCGCGCAGTTGCGGGAGAGGCAGCGGTCGCCTTTGAGAAAGAGCTTGATCTTCTCGCCGGTCTTGCTCGCGGCGGTCTCTCTGCGGCAGAGACGGCAGACGGGTCCGGTATAACGCGACATGCTTGGCTTAGACCCGGCGCCGTTTCGGCGGGCGACAACCGTTGTGCGGAATCGGCGTGACGTCCTTGATCATCGTGATCTCCAGACCGGCCGCCTGCAGCGAACGGATCGCGGCTTCGCGTCCCGCGCCGGGACCTTTGACCAGGACCTCGGTCGATTTCATCCCGTGCTCCATCGCTTTGCGCGCCGCGGCCTCGGCGGCCATCTGCGCGGCAAACGGCGTCGACTTCTTCGAGCCCTTGAAGCCGAGGTTGCCGGCAGAGGCCCACGAGATGACGCCTCCGTGCGGGTCGCTGATCGTCACGATCGTGTTGTTAAACGACGCATGCACGTGAGCGACGCCCGTCTGGACGTTCTTTACCTCGCGCTTGCGCCGCGACTTCGATTGCTTTTTGGCAGCCAAAAATCTCTCCGCCCTTACGCCCTTCGACCGGCTCGGGGTCACACGGTTTAAGTGGGTTCGGCGCCCGGAGGCGCCAAGGGAGTATCTTACCGTAAGACCGGAAGCGGGGTCAACGACCGGAGCCGCCGCGGGGGCAGCTCGCTCGCCTTCCCCGCCGTACGGGGAGAGCACCCGTCCCCAGACCGGCAAAGGGCCGGTTCGTGGACCCCGGTTGAGGGGGCGGCGTTCTGCCGGTTGGTCCATGCGTCGCGGCGGCCGCGCAGACGACGCTTCGCCCCAAAAAACGAAGGGCGCTCCCTCGAGGAGGGAGCGCCCGTTTTGTTTGACGTTACGCCGTCGGGACTAGAACGGAATCAGGAACCCGAGGCCGACGTACGGTCCGTTGAACGAGTACGAGATCGGCGCGTTGTTCTTGTTCGCGCCGTTCTCACCGGCCCAACCGGCGTCGAGATAGACCGCAGGCACGAACGCCCACGCGATCCCGACCTGGTACTTCAGCAGGTTGTATCCGATGCCGTAGGTGGTTGCGGGCGATCCCGCCACCGCGGCCGTCGTGTAGTTGCCTCTGAAGTTCGGATAGTAGTAGACGTCGCCGTAGTACGTGAACGAGTGGCCCCAATCCGGGAGCTTCTCGATGCCGCCGCCCACCGCGTTCGTGTTCGGATATCCGTAGTTGTTCGAACCCCAGATGTATCCGATCGCGACGTAGATGTGCGGATCGAGCACCTTGACGCCCAACCGGACGTCGGCGTCGCGGTTGACCGCCGTGAAGGCCGGCGTGTAGGCCGTACCGCGGCTGCCGACCGTCGTCACGTAGCACTGCGGCGCGTTGTTGATCGTCGCGGTGCTCTGCGGGACGCCGCAGTTATGCGGGTACTGCCAGTTCTTGTAGTCGACTTCGAGCATGAACGGCAGTCCGATTGCGTTGAACTGCACGCCGCCGCGGGCCGTAAACGAGCCGTTGGCCTGGTTACCCGGAGCGAACTGGTTGTAGATCTTCGGTGAGATGAGATAGTCGCCGGCCAAGAACAAAACGTTCGGTTGCGGCTTTGGCGTGGGCGGCGGCGGGGGCGGCGGCGGCGGAGCCGTCGGCGGCGGCGGCGGAGCCGTCGGCGGGGGAGTCGCCGGGATGTACCGTACGACCACTAACCGCTTGTCGGGAACCCACTGCACGTATGCGCCCATGCCTTCCGAGATCACGCGGACCGGCACGAGCACCGCACCCTGATAGATCTCCGGCGGCACGTCCAGCGGACGAGACTCGCCGTTGATGACGACTTCCGGCTTGCCGACGGTCACCTTGACCTCGGAGCCCGGCTTCGAAACCGTCGCCGTCTTCGAGGACGCGTCGTACGAGACGGTAGCGCCCATTTGCTCGAACATCGAGCGCAGCGGGATCAGAATCGTCCCGCCCTTGACCAGCGCCGCAAGCACCCGGCCCTGCTTGAGGACGTCGGGCTTGCTATAGACGTGGTGATCGTTGTAGAGGATGGGAATCTGGCCGGACGGCGGGCTTCCAAAGTCCGCCGGCGGCGCCCCACCTGCCTGCGCAACGCCGTTTCCAATGTTTCCTTGCGTCGCGGTCGACGGAGCGGCAACCGCGCTCAACCCGCACAGCGCTACGATTAGCGCGGCGAGTACTCCGGTGCTCAGTCGTTTCACGAATGCCTCCTTAATGGGATATATTGTGCCGGCGAGCGCTCGCCAGCTACACGAGCAGACCCTTGAGTTCTCTGCTGCCCGTTCCAGGACACCATACTAATTATTCTCCAATCGCGCAACGCGATAAACGCCAAAGCCACGCGATACCGACCAAAGTCTCAATTAAAGCTAGGCTAAAAGCGACCCTGGAGGCCGCTCCGCCCGCCGTCAAGTGGAGCTGCTGGAGCACTGCGGTCGTCAGCGCGGGGGCCGCGATCTGCGGCAGGACGACGGCGAGGTTCCAGATTCCCATCGCCGCCGCCATCGCGCCGGCGGGCAGCACGCGGCAAGCGATCGCCCAATCGGCGACGAGAAAGAAGCCCCAGCCGACGCCCGCGAGCAGCGTCGCCGCAACGACGCCCGCGAATGCATGCGATGCGATGAAGAGCGCGAGCGCGAGAATGAACGCCGCCGCGCCGGCGGTCGCGACGAGACGCTTGTCGAGGCGATCGCTGGGGCGCGCCGCGAGCGCCGCCCCGACTGCGCTCACGATTGTGAAGACGACGATGAGGATGCCGGTCTCGCGTTTCGCGTCGCCGAGCGCAGACGTGCCGAGCACGGCCTCGACGTAGAAGAGCAGATAGCCCAGCAACGTGTAGAAGCCGACGTATATCAGCGCTCGCGAGACGAAGAGATCGACGAAGGGACGCGTGACGCGCCACGGCGTCTCGCTCGGCGCGGATTCCGCGTTGAGCGACAGTCCCCGCGCGTGGAGGGACGTCACGGCGCAGGTGGCGAGCAGCAGGCCGCTGAGGGTTGCGCCGAGCGCGCGCGCGTTGGCGATGAAGCTCGCCGCCAGCGCTCC
Protein-coding sequences here:
- a CDS encoding DNA-directed RNA polymerase subunit alpha, with product MTTVLEAPVGATIEVRERRDNHAKFVIEPLERGFGITLGNALRRVLLSSIPGSAVTYMKIDGVLHEFSTIPGMVEDTIALMLNLKGLPVKLDSDEPKVLTLSVSGARDVTAADIVPDADVEILDPSYRLCTLSTKDAKLTMEIGIEKGRGYVMADRQRNVEHMIGLIPLDSIFSPIRKVNFTVDDTRVGQSVDFDRLTIEVETNGSITPDEALSTAATIMQEELDLFVSFTNRSEPLPETPPNEWDIPVETLNLSVRSFNCLKRAGISKVSELLDLTEDEIMKMRNFGKKSLDEIKQVLAERGLSLRQA
- the rpsD gene encoding 30S ribosomal protein S4, producing MSRYTGPVCRLCRRETAASKTGEKIKLFLKGDRCLSRNCAVERRGTAPGQKTTGKSRTKVSEYGRQLREKQKMRRYYGVAETQFENYFREAARVPGQTGRTFLALLERRLDNVVYRLNLATSRAQARQLVTHRHFRVNGRIVNIPSYIVRAGDAISIAPASMKSPIFESNLEVAQSRRPPEWLEWNDEEKTAKVLQLPPREQIDAPVDEQLIVEYYSR
- the rpsK gene encoding 30S ribosomal protein S11; protein product: MAAKKQSKSRRKREVKNVQTGVAHVHASFNNTIVTISDPHGGVISWASAGNLGFKGSKKSTPFAAQMAAEAAARKAMEHGMKSTEVLVKGPGAGREAAIRSLQAAGLEITMIKDVTPIPHNGCRPPKRRRV
- a CDS encoding copper amine oxidase N-terminal domain-containing protein; this encodes MKRLSTGVLAALIVALCGLSAVAAPSTATQGNIGNGVAQAGGAPPADFGSPPSGQIPILYNDHHVYSKPDVLKQGRVLAALVKGGTILIPLRSMFEQMGATVSYDASSKTATVSKPGSEVKVTVGKPEVVINGESRPLDVPPEIYQGAVLVPVRVISEGMGAYVQWVPDKRLVVVRYIPATPPPTAPPPPPTAPPPPPPPPPTPKPQPNVLFLAGDYLISPKIYNQFAPGNQANGSFTARGGVQFNAIGLPFMLEVDYKNWQYPHNCGVPQSTATINNAPQCYVTTVGSRGTAYTPAFTAVNRDADVRLGVKVLDPHIYVAIGYIWGSNNYGYPNTNAVGGGIEKLPDWGHSFTYYGDVYYYPNFRGNYTTAAVAGSPATTYGIGYNLLKYQVGIAWAFVPAVYLDAGWAGENGANKNNAPISYSFNGPYVGLGFLIPF
- a CDS encoding MFS transporter, giving the protein MRARTPKPANPLALALFWLGVQSVWGALLGISLQARTIELSAANPVIAYGRLATMGAAVAAVAQVLVGFWSDARRRDGSRRVEFYAFGAVGGAVALVFFYDARTFAALTIAFVALQAALNVAIGPYQAIIPDFIERKRIGAASSWMAALQGAGNAVGALAASFIANARALGATLSGLLLATCAVTSLHARGLSLNAESAPSETPWRVTRPFVDLFVSRALIYVGFYTLLGYLLFYVEAVLGTSALGDAKRETGILIVVFTIVSAVGAALAARPSDRLDKRLVATAGAAAFILALALFIASHAFAGVVAATLLAGVGWGFFLVADWAIACRVLPAGAMAAAMGIWNLAVVLPQIAAPALTTAVLQQLHLTAGGAASRVAFSLALIETLVGIAWLWRLSRCAIGE